One Cricetulus griseus strain 17A/GY chromosome 5, alternate assembly CriGri-PICRH-1.0, whole genome shotgun sequence genomic window carries:
- the Plin4 gene encoding perilipin-4 isoform X5, whose amino-acid sequence MSASGDGTRSPPKSKGKTLSSFFGSLPGFSSARNLVSHTHSSTKDTGPATDPTGTPALPPLGATNLHPIPRGASGLLQPSEQTTAGCKDVGSFSVTSGEDAFSSGVAGIIDTAKGMVQGGLGATQSALVGTKEAVSGGIMGAVGMAKGLVEGGLDTNKSVVMGTKDTVATGLTGAMNVAKGTVQTGLDTSKSMLTGTKDTVCAGVTGAINMAKGVAQGGLDTTKSIVMGTKDTMTTGLTGAANMAKGTVQTGLDTTKSVVMGTKDTVTTGLTGVANMAKGTVQTGLDTTKSVVMGTKDTVTTGLTGAMNVAKGTVQTGLDTSKSVLTGTKDTVCAGVTGAINMAKGVAQGGLDTTKSVVMGTKDTVTTGLTGAANMAKGTVQTGLDTTKSVVVGTKDTVTTGLTGAMNVAKGTVQTGLDTSKSVLTGTKDTVCAGVTGAINMAKGVAQGGLDTTKSVVMGTKDTMTTGLTGAANMAKGTVQTGLDTTKSVVMGTKDTVTTGLTGAMNVAKGTVQTGLDTSKSVLTGTKDTVCAGVTGAINMAKGVAQGGLDTTKSVVMGTKDTVVTGLTGAANMAKGTVQTGLDTTKSVVVGTKDTMTTGLTGAMNVAKGTVQTGLDTSKSVLTGTKDTVCAGVTGAINMAKGVAQGGLDTTKSVVMGTKDTVTTGLTGAMNVAKGTVQTGLDTTKSVVMGTKDTVTTGLTGAANMAKGTVQTGLDTSKTVLTGTKDTVCAGVTGAINMAKGVAQGGLDTTKSVVMGTKDTMTTGLTGVANMAKGTVQTGLDTTKSVVVGTKDTVTTGLTGAMNVAKGTVQTGLDTSKTVLTGTKDTVCAGVTGAINMAKGVVQGGLDTTKSVVMGTKDTVATGLTGAANMAKGTVQTGLDTTKSVVMGTKDTVTTGLTGAMNVAKGTVQTGLDTSKTVLTGTKDTVCAGVTGAINMAKGVAQGGLDTTKSVVVGTKDTVATGLTGAANMAKGTVQTGLDTSKSVLTGTNDTVCAGITGAMNMAKGVIQKGLDTTRESGSAMLSQGDKVAINTTHTGIHTVPSSLSGSHVTMCYEPGSCSAINQGLEHANLTFAEPSCSEISSLANTCGLGLITEPIATTKGLVSGVASSAHAVPRSEEECGQLAATSFAALHDELEGLGDIFQPMTAEEQAQLAASETGPRVLSADRRSYFVRLGDLAPSFRQRAFEHALSHIQHNQFQARASLAQLQEAFQVTDMAVEAPGGHLRWDQGLSSTVEAAGTQKVRVSMAQDRLCTLACQLHAAYSSLTACLQGLPELQQQAGLARHSLCKLYGLVSSASGVDLQAEQLAQSSAGVVQAWQGLEVLLDRLQQSPPLAWLVGPFTVMPSGQL is encoded by the exons ATGTCAGCTTCGGGAGATGGGACCAGGAGTCCCCCCAAATCCAAAGGCAAG ACCCTGAGCAGTTTCTTCGGGTCCCTGCCTGGCTTCAGCTCTGCCCGGAACCTAGTGTCCCACACTCACAGTTCCACAAAGGACACAGGACCAGCAACAGACCCCACAGGGACTCCTGCTCTCCCACCTCTGG GGGCCACCAACCTGCATCCGATTCCAAGGGGTGCCTCAGGGCTGCTCCAGCCTTCTGAACAG ACAACAGCTGGGTGCAAGGACGTGGGAAGCTTCAGTGTGACCAGTGGTGAAGATGCCTTCTCCTCTGGGGTAGCTGGCATCATAGACACTGCAAAAGGAATGGTCCAGGGTGGCCTGGGAGCCACCCAGTCGGCCCTTGTGGGCACTAAGGAGGCAGTGTCCGGAGGCATCATGGGAGCAGTAGGTATGGCCAAAGGTCTTGTTGAGGGGGGCCTGGACACCAACAAGTCTGTGGTCATGGGCACCAAGGACACGGTGGCCACAGGACTCACAGGAGCCATGAATGTGGCCAAAGGGACAGTGCAGACAGGCCTAGACACCAGCAAGAGTATGCTGACAGGCACCAAGGACACTGTTTGTGCTGGAGTCACAGGAGCTATTAACATGGCGAAAGGGGTTGCCCAGGGGGGCCTGGATACTACCAAGTCTATAGTCATGGGCACCAAGGACACGATGACCACAGGACTCACAGGGGCTGCAAACATGGCCAAGGGGACAGTGCAAACAGGCCTGGACACTACCAAGTCTGTGGTCATGGGTACCAAG GACACAGTGACCACAGGACTCACGGGGGTTGCAAACATGGCCAAGGGGACAGTGCAGACAGGCCTGGACACCACCAAGTCTGTGGTCATGGGCACCAAGGACACAGTGACCACAGGACTCACAGGAGCCATGAATGTGGCCAAAGGAACAGTGCAGACAGGCCTAGACACCAGCAAGAGCGTACTGACAGGCACCAAGGACACTGTTTGTGCTGGAGTCACAGGAGCCATTAACATGGCCAAAGGGGTTGCCCAGGGGGGCCTGGATACTACCAAATCTGTGGTCATGGGTACCAAGGATACAGTGACCACAGGACTCACAGGGGCTGCAAACATGGCCAAGGGGACAGTGCAGACAGGCCTGGACACCACCAAGTCTGTGGTCGTGGGCACCAAGGACACAGTGACCACAGGACTCACAGGAGCCATGAATGTGGCCAAAGGGACAGTGCAGACAGGCCTAGACACCAGCAAGAGCGTACTGACAGGCACCAAGGACACTGTTTGTGCTGGAGTCACAGGAGCCATTAACATGGCCAAAGGAGTTGCCCAGGGGGGCCTGGATACTACCAAATCTGTGGTCATGGGCACCAAGGACACGATGACCACAGGACTCACAGGGGCTGCAAACATGGCAAAGGGGACAGTGCAGACAGGCCTGGACACCACCAAGTCTGTGGTCATGGGTACCAAGGACACAGTGACCACAGGACTCACAGGAGCCATGAATGTGGCCAAAGGGACAGTGCAGACAGGCCTAGACACCAGCAAGAGTGTGCTGACAGGCACCAAGGACACTGTTTGTGCTGGAGTCACAGGAGCCATTAACATGGCCAAAGGAGTTGCCCAGGGGGGCCTGGATACTACCAAGTCTGTGGTCATGGGCACCAAGGATACAGTGGTCACAGGACTCACAGGGGCTGCAAACATGGCCAAGGGGACAGTGCAAACAGGCCTGGACACCACCAAGTCTGTGGTCGTGGGCACCAAGGACACGATGACCACAGGACTCACGGGGGCCATGAATGTGGCCAAAGGAACAGTGCAGACAGGCCTGGACACCAGCAAGAGTGTGCTGACAGGCACCAAGGACACTGTTTGTGCTGGAGTCACAGGAGCCATTAACATGGCCAAAGGAGTTGCCCAGGGGGGCCTGGATACTACCAAGTCTGTGGTCATGGGCACCAAGGACACAGTGACCACAGGACTCACGGGGGCCATGAATGTGGCCAAAGGGACAGTGCAGACAGGCCTGGATACCACCAAGTCTGTGGTCATGGGTACCAAGGACACAGTGACCACAGGACTCACAGGGGCTGCAAACATGGCCAAGGGGACAGTGCAGACAGGTCTGGATACCAGCAAGACTGTGCTCACAGGCACCAAGGACACTGTTTGTGCTGGAGTCACAGGAGCCATTAACATGGCCAAAGGAGTTGCCCAGGGGGGCCTGGATACTACCAAGTCTGTGGTCATGGGCACCAAGGACACGATGACCACAGGACTCACGGGGGTTGCAAACATGGCCAAGGGGACAGTGCAGACAGGCCTGGACACCACCAAGTCTGTGGTCGTGGGCACCAAGGACACAGTGACCACAGGACTCACAGGAGCCATGAATGTGGCCAAAGGGACAGTGCAGACAGGCCTAGACACCAGCAAGACTGTGCTCACAGGCACCAAGGACACTGTTTGTGCTGGAGTCACAGGAGCCATTAACATGGCCAAAGGAGTTGTCCAGGGGGGCCTGGATACTACCAAATCTGTGGTCATGGGCACCAAGGATACGGTAGCCACAGGACTCACAGGGGCTGCAAACATGGCCAAGGGGACAGTGCAGACAGGCCTGGACACCACCAAGTCTGTGGTCATGGGCACCAAGGACACAGTGACCACAGGACTCACAGGAGCCATGAATGTGGCCAAAGGGACAGTGCAGACAGGCCTAGACACCAGCAAGACTGTGCTCACAGGCACCAAGGACACTGTTTGTGCTGGAGTCACAGGAGCCATTAACATGGCCAAAGGAGTTGCCCAGGGGGGCCTGGATACTACCAAATCTGTGGTCGTGGGCACCAAGGACACGGTGGCCACAGGACTCACAGGGGCTGCAAACATGGCCAAGGGGACAGTGCAGACAGGCCTGGACACCAGCAAGAGTGTGCTCACAGGTACGAATGATACTGTCTGTGCTGGGATCACTGGGGCCATGAACATGGCTAAAGGTGTCATTCAGAAGGGCCTGGACACTACCAGGGAATCAGGTTCTGCCATGCTGTCTCAGGGAGATAAAGTGGCCATCAATACCACCCACACTGGTATCCATACAGTCCCAAGTTCACTCTCTGGCTCTCATGTCACCATGTGTTATGAGCCTGGCAGTTGCAGTGCTATCAACCAAGGCTTAGAACATGCAAACCTGACTTTTGCAGAGCCCTCATGTTCTGAGATCAGCAGCCTTGCAAACACATGTGGCTTGGGGCTTATTACGGAACCCATAGCTACCACCAAAGGCCTTGTGTCTGGTGTGGCTTCATCTGCCCATGCAGTTCCCAGGTCTGAGGAGGAGTGTGGTCAGCTGGCTGCTACAAGCTTTGCTGCACTTCATGATGAGTTGGAAGGGCTAGGGGACATCTTCCAGCCCATGACAGCCGAGGAACAAG CCCAGCTGGCAGCCTCGGAGACAGGGCCCCGGGTGCTCTCTGCTGACCGGAGAAGCTACTTTGTCCGCCTAGGTGACCTGGCACCCAGCTTCCGCCAGCGGGCTTTTGAACATGCCCTGAGCCATATACAGCACAATCAATTCCAAGCTAGGGCTTCGCTGGCCCAGCTTCAGGAGGCCTTCCAGGTG ACAGACATGGCTGTGGAGGCTCCAGGTGGGCACCTGCGTTGGGACCAGGGCTTGAGCTCCACAGTGGAGGCTGCTGGTACCCAAAAG gtGCGTGTTTCCATGGCTCAGGACAGACTGTGCACGCTAGCCTGCCAGCTCCATGCAGCTTATAGCAGCCTGACAGCCTGCCTGCAGGGCCTGCCAGAGTTGCAGCAGCAGGCAGGGCTGGCACGGCACAGCCTCTGCAAGCTGTATGGCCTCGTGTCCTCTGCAAGTGGTGTCGACCTGCAGGCAGAGCAGCTGGCCCAGAGCAGTGCCGGTGTGGTCCAGGCATGGCAGGGTCTGGAGGTGCTGCTGGACAGGCTGCAGCAGAGCCCCCCACTTGCCTGGCTGGTGGGACCCTTCACTGTGATGCCTAGTGGCCAGCTGTAG
- the Plin4 gene encoding perilipin-4 isoform X9: MSASGDGTRSPPKSKGKTLSSFFGSLPGFSSARNLVSHTHSSTKDTGPATDPTGTPALPPLGATNLHPIPRGASGLLQPSEQTTAGCKDVGSFSVTSGEDAFSSGVAGIIDTAKGMVQGGLGATQSALVGTKEAVSGGIMGAVGMAKGLVEGGLDTNKSVVMGTKDTVATGLTGAMNVAKGTVQTGLDTSKSMLTGTKDTVCAGVTGAINMAKGVAQGGLDTTKSIVMGTKDTMTTGLTGAANMAKGTVQTGLDTTKSVVMGTKDTVTTGLTGAMNVAKGTVQTGLDTSKSVLTGTKDTVCAGVTGAINMAKGVAQGGLDTTKSVVMGTKDTVTTGLTGAMNVAKGTVQTGLDTSKSVLTGTKDTVCAGVTGAINMAKGVAQGGLDTTKSVVMGTKDTMTTGLTGAANMAKGTVQTGLDTTKSVVMGTKDTVTTGLTGAMNVAKGTVQTGLDTSKSVLTGTKDTVCAGVTGAINMAKGVAQGGLDTTKSVVMGTKDTVVTGLTGAANMAKGTVQTGLDTTKSVVVGTKDTMTTGLTGAMNVAKGTVQTGLDTSKSVLTGTKDTVCAGVTGAINMAKGVAQGGLDTTKSVVMGTKDTVTTGLTGAMNVAKGTVQTGLDTTKSVVMGTKDTVTTGLTGAANMAKGTVQTGLDTSKTVLTGTKDTVCAGVTGAINMAKGVAQGGLDTTKSVVMGTKDTMTTGLTGVANMAKGTVQTGLDTTKSVVVGTKDTVTTGLTGAMNVAKGTVQTGLDTSKTVLTGTKDTVCAGVTGAINMAKGVVQGGLDTTKSVVMGTKDTVATGLTGAANMAKGTVQTGLDTTKSVVMGTKDTVTTGLTGAMNVAKGTVQTGLDTSKTVLTGTKDTVCAGVTGAINMAKGVAQGGLDTTKSVVVGTKDTVATGLTGAANMAKGTVQTGLDTSKSVLTGTNDTVCAGITGAMNMAKGVIQKGLDTTRESGSAMLSQGDKVAINTTHTGIHTVPSSLSGSHVTMCYEPGSCSAINQGLEHANLTFAEPSCSEISSLANTCGLGLITEPIATTKGLVSGVASSAHAVPRSEEECGQLAATSFAALHDELEGLGDIFQPMTAEEQAQLAASETGPRVLSADRRSYFVRLGDLAPSFRQRAFEHALSHIQHNQFQARASLAQLQEAFQVTDMAVEAPGGHLRWDQGLSSTVEAAGTQKVRVSMAQDRLCTLACQLHAAYSSLTACLQGLPELQQQAGLARHSLCKLYGLVSSASGVDLQAEQLAQSSAGVVQAWQGLEVLLDRLQQSPPLAWLVGPFTVMPSGQL, encoded by the exons ATGTCAGCTTCGGGAGATGGGACCAGGAGTCCCCCCAAATCCAAAGGCAAG ACCCTGAGCAGTTTCTTCGGGTCCCTGCCTGGCTTCAGCTCTGCCCGGAACCTAGTGTCCCACACTCACAGTTCCACAAAGGACACAGGACCAGCAACAGACCCCACAGGGACTCCTGCTCTCCCACCTCTGG GGGCCACCAACCTGCATCCGATTCCAAGGGGTGCCTCAGGGCTGCTCCAGCCTTCTGAACAG ACAACAGCTGGGTGCAAGGACGTGGGAAGCTTCAGTGTGACCAGTGGTGAAGATGCCTTCTCCTCTGGGGTAGCTGGCATCATAGACACTGCAAAAGGAATGGTCCAGGGTGGCCTGGGAGCCACCCAGTCGGCCCTTGTGGGCACTAAGGAGGCAGTGTCCGGAGGCATCATGGGAGCAGTAGGTATGGCCAAAGGTCTTGTTGAGGGGGGCCTGGACACCAACAAGTCTGTGGTCATGGGCACCAAGGACACGGTGGCCACAGGACTCACAGGAGCCATGAATGTGGCCAAAGGGACAGTGCAGACAGGCCTAGACACCAGCAAGAGTATGCTGACAGGCACCAAGGACACTGTTTGTGCTGGAGTCACAGGAGCTATTAACATGGCGAAAGGGGTTGCCCAGGGGGGCCTGGATACTACCAAGTCTATAGTCATGGGCACCAAGGACACGATGACCACAGGACTCACAGGGGCTGCAAACATGGCCAAGGGGACAGTGCAAACAGGCCTGGACACTACCAAGTCTGTGGTCATGGGTACCAAGGACACAGTGACCACAGGACTCACGGGGGCCATGAATGTGGCCAAAGGGACGGTGCAAACAGGCCTGGACACCAGCAAGAGTGTGCTGACAGGCACCAAGGACACTGTTTGTGCTGGAGTCACAGGAGCCATTAACATGGCCAAAGGAGTTGCCCAGGGGGGCCTGGATACTACCAAGTCTGTGGTCATGGGCACCAAGGACACAGTGACCACAGGACTCACGGGGG CCATGAATGTGGCCAAAGGGACAGTGCAGACAGGCCTAGACACCAGCAAGAGCGTACTGACAGGCACCAAGGACACTGTTTGTGCTGGAGTCACAGGAGCCATTAACATGGCCAAAGGAGTTGCCCAGGGGGGCCTGGATACTACCAAATCTGTGGTCATGGGCACCAAGGACACGATGACCACAGGACTCACAGGGGCTGCAAACATGGCAAAGGGGACAGTGCAGACAGGCCTGGACACCACCAAGTCTGTGGTCATGGGTACCAAGGACACAGTGACCACAGGACTCACAGGAGCCATGAATGTGGCCAAAGGGACAGTGCAGACAGGCCTAGACACCAGCAAGAGTGTGCTGACAGGCACCAAGGACACTGTTTGTGCTGGAGTCACAGGAGCCATTAACATGGCCAAAGGAGTTGCCCAGGGGGGCCTGGATACTACCAAGTCTGTGGTCATGGGCACCAAGGATACAGTGGTCACAGGACTCACAGGGGCTGCAAACATGGCCAAGGGGACAGTGCAAACAGGCCTGGACACCACCAAGTCTGTGGTCGTGGGCACCAAGGACACGATGACCACAGGACTCACGGGGGCCATGAATGTGGCCAAAGGAACAGTGCAGACAGGCCTGGACACCAGCAAGAGTGTGCTGACAGGCACCAAGGACACTGTTTGTGCTGGAGTCACAGGAGCCATTAACATGGCCAAAGGAGTTGCCCAGGGGGGCCTGGATACTACCAAGTCTGTGGTCATGGGCACCAAGGACACAGTGACCACAGGACTCACGGGGGCCATGAATGTGGCCAAAGGGACAGTGCAGACAGGCCTGGATACCACCAAGTCTGTGGTCATGGGTACCAAGGACACAGTGACCACAGGACTCACAGGGGCTGCAAACATGGCCAAGGGGACAGTGCAGACAGGTCTGGATACCAGCAAGACTGTGCTCACAGGCACCAAGGACACTGTTTGTGCTGGAGTCACAGGAGCCATTAACATGGCCAAAGGAGTTGCCCAGGGGGGCCTGGATACTACCAAGTCTGTGGTCATGGGCACCAAGGACACGATGACCACAGGACTCACGGGGGTTGCAAACATGGCCAAGGGGACAGTGCAGACAGGCCTGGACACCACCAAGTCTGTGGTCGTGGGCACCAAGGACACAGTGACCACAGGACTCACAGGAGCCATGAATGTGGCCAAAGGGACAGTGCAGACAGGCCTAGACACCAGCAAGACTGTGCTCACAGGCACCAAGGACACTGTTTGTGCTGGAGTCACAGGAGCCATTAACATGGCCAAAGGAGTTGTCCAGGGGGGCCTGGATACTACCAAATCTGTGGTCATGGGCACCAAGGATACGGTAGCCACAGGACTCACAGGGGCTGCAAACATGGCCAAGGGGACAGTGCAGACAGGCCTGGACACCACCAAGTCTGTGGTCATGGGCACCAAGGACACAGTGACCACAGGACTCACAGGAGCCATGAATGTGGCCAAAGGGACAGTGCAGACAGGCCTAGACACCAGCAAGACTGTGCTCACAGGCACCAAGGACACTGTTTGTGCTGGAGTCACAGGAGCCATTAACATGGCCAAAGGAGTTGCCCAGGGGGGCCTGGATACTACCAAATCTGTGGTCGTGGGCACCAAGGACACGGTGGCCACAGGACTCACAGGGGCTGCAAACATGGCCAAGGGGACAGTGCAGACAGGCCTGGACACCAGCAAGAGTGTGCTCACAGGTACGAATGATACTGTCTGTGCTGGGATCACTGGGGCCATGAACATGGCTAAAGGTGTCATTCAGAAGGGCCTGGACACTACCAGGGAATCAGGTTCTGCCATGCTGTCTCAGGGAGATAAAGTGGCCATCAATACCACCCACACTGGTATCCATACAGTCCCAAGTTCACTCTCTGGCTCTCATGTCACCATGTGTTATGAGCCTGGCAGTTGCAGTGCTATCAACCAAGGCTTAGAACATGCAAACCTGACTTTTGCAGAGCCCTCATGTTCTGAGATCAGCAGCCTTGCAAACACATGTGGCTTGGGGCTTATTACGGAACCCATAGCTACCACCAAAGGCCTTGTGTCTGGTGTGGCTTCATCTGCCCATGCAGTTCCCAGGTCTGAGGAGGAGTGTGGTCAGCTGGCTGCTACAAGCTTTGCTGCACTTCATGATGAGTTGGAAGGGCTAGGGGACATCTTCCAGCCCATGACAGCCGAGGAACAAG CCCAGCTGGCAGCCTCGGAGACAGGGCCCCGGGTGCTCTCTGCTGACCGGAGAAGCTACTTTGTCCGCCTAGGTGACCTGGCACCCAGCTTCCGCCAGCGGGCTTTTGAACATGCCCTGAGCCATATACAGCACAATCAATTCCAAGCTAGGGCTTCGCTGGCCCAGCTTCAGGAGGCCTTCCAGGTG ACAGACATGGCTGTGGAGGCTCCAGGTGGGCACCTGCGTTGGGACCAGGGCTTGAGCTCCACAGTGGAGGCTGCTGGTACCCAAAAG gtGCGTGTTTCCATGGCTCAGGACAGACTGTGCACGCTAGCCTGCCAGCTCCATGCAGCTTATAGCAGCCTGACAGCCTGCCTGCAGGGCCTGCCAGAGTTGCAGCAGCAGGCAGGGCTGGCACGGCACAGCCTCTGCAAGCTGTATGGCCTCGTGTCCTCTGCAAGTGGTGTCGACCTGCAGGCAGAGCAGCTGGCCCAGAGCAGTGCCGGTGTGGTCCAGGCATGGCAGGGTCTGGAGGTGCTGCTGGACAGGCTGCAGCAGAGCCCCCCACTTGCCTGGCTGGTGGGACCCTTCACTGTGATGCCTAGTGGCCAGCTGTAG